The Pseudomonas moraviensis genome contains the following window.
CACCAGCGCATCGTCGCCACGGTTGACCACGGTCTGGGTGAAGGCGAACAGCGCTTCGCGGGTGCCGTTGACCGGCAGCACATTGCGCGCTGGATCGATCCAGCCGCTCGGCACGCCAAAGCGACGCTCGCACCAGCCGGCGATGGCTTCGCGCAGGGCCGGAATGCCCAAGGTGGTCGGGTACACCGCCATCTGATCCAGATTGTTCGCCAGGGCTTCGGCGACAAAACTCGGTGAACGGTGTTTCGGCTCGCCGATCGACAGGGCAATCGGACGCTTGTCCGGGTTCGGCGTGACGGTGGCGAGCAGGGCACGGAGCTTTTCGAACGGGTACGGCTGGAGCTGGTTAAGAGCGTTGTTCATCGGGGCCTCGGTCGATGTCGGAGGGACAGGCACAATATCAGGCTGGAACGCGCCCTGTGGGAGCGAGCCTGCTCGCGAAGAGGGTGGTCCATCCAACATTGGTGTGCTGAATGACCGCTTCGCGAGCAGGCTCGCTCCCACAGGGTTTCATTGTCAGGCTGTCATTGGCGCTGGTCGGTCCGACAGGAAAATTCATTGATTCAGATACTGATCCGCGAAAGTTTGATATCTGGTTCCTGGTTGACGCTCAGCTGTTCGACGATCGCATCCTGCAAACGGCTGCACAGCAGCGGATCGGACAGCTGCTGGTTGTGCGCATCGGTGATGAAGAACACGTCTTCCACGCGCTCGCCCAGGGTCGCAATCTTGGCGTTCTGCAGCGACAGGTCGAACTCGAGGAAAATTCCCCCGACCCGCGCCAGCAGGCCCGGCCGGTCGGGCGCCGTCAGTTCCAGCACGGTCACCGGACGCTGGGCGTCGTTGTGGATCGTCACTTGCGGCGCAAAGGCGAAGTGCTTGAGCTGGCGCGGTACGCGGCGCTGGATGATCGTCGGGTAGTCGTCCGGGTTGCGCAGGGCTTCGGTGAGGCCTTCGCGGATCTGCTTGATCCGCGCCGGGTTGTCGCCGATCGATTCGCCTTCGTTGTCGAGCACGATATAGGTGTCGAGGGTGAACTGGCTGCTCGAAGTGATGACCCGGGCGTCGTGAATGTTCAGGTTGAGCTGGTCCATCGCCGCCACGGTCACGGCGAAGAAGTCATGCTGGTCCGGGGCATAGATGAAGATCTGCGTGCCGCCCTCGAACTCGCGCTGGGTGGTTTCCTTGATCAGCACCAGAGGCCCGCCATCGATCGGTTGCTGCAGGATCGCGTCGCTGTGCCAGGCGACGTCGCCGGCGGTATGACGCAGGAAATAGTCGTCGCCCAGTTGCGCCCAGAGTTGCTCGACGTCGTCCGGGTCGGTGCCACCGCGCACCAGAATGTCCAGCGCGGCGCTCTGCGTCTGGCGGATCTGCTCTTCGCGGTCCACCGGATTTTCCAGACCCCGGCGCAGGGCTCGTTTGGTCTCGGTGTAGAGCTGGCGCAACAGGCTGGCGCGCCATGAATTCCACAGTGTCGGGTTGGTCGCGTTGATGTCGGCCACGGTCAGCACATAGAGGTAGTCGAGGCGGGTTTCGTCGCCGACCGCCTGGGCAAAATCGTGGATCACCTGCGGGTCGGACAGATCCTTGCGCTGCGCGGTGGTCGACATCACCAGGTGGTTCTGCACCAGCCAGACGATCAGGCGGCTGTCCCACACCGGCAACTGGTGGCGCTGGCAGAACGCTTCGGCATCGACCGCGCCGATCTCCGAGTGATCGCCATGCCGGCCCTTGCCGATGTCGTGGTACAGGCCGGCCATGTAGATCAGTTCGGGCTTGGGCAACTTGGCCATGAGTTTGGCGGCCAGCGGAAATTTCTCCGAGACCTGGGTGTACTGAAGTTTGCGCAGGTGCTTGATCAGATTCAGCGTATGCGCATCGACCGTATAGATGTGGAACAGGTCATGTTGCATCTGCCCGACGATAAAGCCGAACTCCGGCAGATAACGCCCGAGAATGCCGTAACGGTTCATCCGCCGCAGATTTCGGTGGATGCCGATCTTGCACTTGAACAGCTCGATGAACAGGCTGGTGTTGCGGATATCGTTGCGGAAGTTGTCATCGATGAGATGACGATGTTCGCGCAGCAGACGAATCGTGTCGGCGCGCACGCCTTTGATTTCCGGCTGCTGGGCCATCAGCACGAAAATCTCCAGCATGGCGAACGGCGTGCGGCGGAACACATTGTCATTGCGCGCTTCGATGTAACCGTCGTGCAACTGGAAGCGTGAGTTGATCGGTTGCGGCGGCGCTTCATCTTCCGGAGCGAGGATGACCTCCTCGAAATGCTGAATGATCAGGTCGCTGAGTTGGGCGATGCTCATCACCGTGCGGAAATACTGCTGCATGAAGTTTTCGACTGCCTGTTTGGCGTCGTCACCTTCAAAACCGAGCAGGCCGGCAATGGTGCGCTGGTGATCGAACAGCAGCCGGTCTTCCGAGCGCCCGGCGAGCATGTGCAAGGCATAACGCACCTTCCAGAGGAATTCCTGGGAGGAGGCGAGCAGGGCGTTTTCGCTCTCGACCAGAAAGCCTTCGCCAGCGAGCGCGCGCAGGTTGAGGGTGCCGTACTGACGGCGGGCGACCCAGAGAATCGTCTGAATATCGCGCAGGCCGCCGGGCGAACCTTTGACGTTGGGTTCGAGGTTGTACTCGGTGTCGTTGTATTTGTGGTGACGGGCCTTTTGCTCGGCGCGCTTGGCGAGGAAGAACTCCTTGGCCGGCCACATGTGCGCGGTACTCGTCACCTCGATCATGCGCTGGCGCAGACGCTCGGGGCCGCAGATGGTGCGACTTTCCATCAGGTTGGTGACCACGGTCAGGTCGGCGCGGGCCTCTTCGGCGCACTCGTCGACCGAGCGTACGCTCTGGCCGACTTCCAGGCCGATGTCCCACAGCAGCGTAAGAAAACGCTCGATGGAATCGCGGAAAACTTCGTGGTCAGCGCTGTCGAGCAGGATCAGCAGATCAATGTCGGAGTAGGGGTGCAGTTCGCCGCGACCGTAGCCGCCCACTGCCACCAGAGCGATATCGGCGTCTTCACTCCAGTTGAACTGCTCCCAGGCCTTTTGCAGGATGTTGTCGACAAACCAGGCGCGGTCTTCGATCAGGCGGCGGATGTCGCGGCCATTGCGAAAACGCGTATCGAGGACCTCGCGGGCCTGGCGGATCGCCTTCTTGAACGCCGCGATAGGACTCGCTTTGAGGGCCAGTTCAGCCTGGAACTGGCCGCGGTCGAAGAGTTCGGGATCCACCTGCGGCATCGATTGGCTTTCCTTCTATAGGCTGGGAGCGTTTTGTGAATCAGGCCGAGACGCGCGGGATGGTGTCATCGCTGCGCAAAGTGAAGATCTCGTAGCCGGTGTCGGTGACCAGCAGGGTGTGTTCCCACTGGGCCGAGAGCTTGCGGTCCTTGGTGATCGCCGTCCAGCCGTCGCCCAGTACCTTGGTGTCGGCCTTGCCCTGGTTGATCATCGGCTCGATGGTGAAGGTCATGCCGGCCTTCAGTTCCATGCCGGTGCCGGCGCGACCGTAGTGCAGGATCTGCGGTTCTTCGTGGAAGACCTTGCCGATACCGTGGCCGCAGAACTCGCGCACCACCGAGAAACCATTTTTCTCCGCGTGCTTCTGGATCACTTCGCCAATGTCACCGAGGCGGCAGCCGGGTTTGACGATCTCGATGGCCTTGTACATGCATTCCTGAGTGACTTGCGACAGGCGCTCGGCCCAGACCGGTACTTCGCCGACGTGGAACATGCGGCTGGTGTCGCCGTGGTAGCCGTCCTTGATCACTGTGACGTCGATGTTCAGGGTGTCACCGTTTTTCAGCGGCTTGTCATTCGGGATGCCGTGGCAGACCACATGGTTGATCGAAGTGCAGATCGACTTCGGGTAACCCTTGTAGTTGAGCGGGGCAGGGATGGCTTCCTGCACATTGACGATGTAATCGTGGCAGATCTGGTTGAGCTGATCAGTGGTCACGCCCGGTTTGACGTGTTCGGCAATCATTTCCAGCACATCGGCGGCCAGTTTGCCGGCGACACGCATGCCAGCGATGTCCTCGGGGGTTTTGAGGTTGACGGTCATACAGGCTCTCTCTGCGCTCGGCGGCGCTTACGGATACGAATAGGGTGGCAGGTGTGGATTGTGCGACCCTGAAAAACGCGATTCTACCAGACGGGAGGCGCAAATCCGCGCCTGCATGTCTGGCTTCTCTCTATACAATGGAGTCCGTCAGGCCGATTCCAAGGGGGCCGCGCCCCGGTCGCGGGTGCGAATACAGATTCCGGGTTCCGTTTCTGCGCACCCTGTGGTATAAAATGCGCCGCTTTCCGGGGATGCCCCGAAAAGCTTAAATCCACACACGTGTCGACACGATGACCTGGGTGCCTTGGGCTTTATGCCTCTGGTTGGTCATTGGGATACGTGGAGGCCAAACCCGACTTATCAAGGAACTATCATGTCCCAAGTCAACATGCGCGATATGCTGAAGGCCGGTGTGCACTTCGGTCACCAAACCCGTTACTGGAATCCGAAAATGGGCAAGTACATTTTCGGCGCGCGTAACAAGATTCACATCATCAACCTTGAAAAAACCCTGCCAATGTTCAACGAAGCTCTGACTTTCGTAGAGCGTCTGGCCCAGGGCAAAAACAAGATTCTGTTCGTCGGCACCAAGCGTTCCGCTGGCAAGATCGTTGCTGAAGAAGCAGCACGTTGCGGTTCGCCGTACGTCGATCACCGCTGGTTGGGCGGCATGCTGACCAACTTCAAGACCATTCGTGCTTCCATCAAGCGTCTGCGTGAC
Protein-coding sequences here:
- a CDS encoding [protein-PII] uridylyltransferase, which translates into the protein MPQVDPELFDRGQFQAELALKASPIAAFKKAIRQAREVLDTRFRNGRDIRRLIEDRAWFVDNILQKAWEQFNWSEDADIALVAVGGYGRGELHPYSDIDLLILLDSADHEVFRDSIERFLTLLWDIGLEVGQSVRSVDECAEEARADLTVVTNLMESRTICGPERLRQRMIEVTSTAHMWPAKEFFLAKRAEQKARHHKYNDTEYNLEPNVKGSPGGLRDIQTILWVARRQYGTLNLRALAGEGFLVESENALLASSQEFLWKVRYALHMLAGRSEDRLLFDHQRTIAGLLGFEGDDAKQAVENFMQQYFRTVMSIAQLSDLIIQHFEEVILAPEDEAPPQPINSRFQLHDGYIEARNDNVFRRTPFAMLEIFVLMAQQPEIKGVRADTIRLLREHRHLIDDNFRNDIRNTSLFIELFKCKIGIHRNLRRMNRYGILGRYLPEFGFIVGQMQHDLFHIYTVDAHTLNLIKHLRKLQYTQVSEKFPLAAKLMAKLPKPELIYMAGLYHDIGKGRHGDHSEIGAVDAEAFCQRHQLPVWDSRLIVWLVQNHLVMSTTAQRKDLSDPQVIHDFAQAVGDETRLDYLYVLTVADINATNPTLWNSWRASLLRQLYTETKRALRRGLENPVDREEQIRQTQSAALDILVRGGTDPDDVEQLWAQLGDDYFLRHTAGDVAWHSDAILQQPIDGGPLVLIKETTQREFEGGTQIFIYAPDQHDFFAVTVAAMDQLNLNIHDARVITSSSQFTLDTYIVLDNEGESIGDNPARIKQIREGLTEALRNPDDYPTIIQRRVPRQLKHFAFAPQVTIHNDAQRPVTVLELTAPDRPGLLARVGGIFLEFDLSLQNAKIATLGERVEDVFFITDAHNQQLSDPLLCSRLQDAIVEQLSVNQEPDIKLSRISI
- the map gene encoding type I methionyl aminopeptidase — protein: MTVNLKTPEDIAGMRVAGKLAADVLEMIAEHVKPGVTTDQLNQICHDYIVNVQEAIPAPLNYKGYPKSICTSINHVVCHGIPNDKPLKNGDTLNIDVTVIKDGYHGDTSRMFHVGEVPVWAERLSQVTQECMYKAIEIVKPGCRLGDIGEVIQKHAEKNGFSVVREFCGHGIGKVFHEEPQILHYGRAGTGMELKAGMTFTIEPMINQGKADTKVLGDGWTAITKDRKLSAQWEHTLLVTDTGYEIFTLRSDDTIPRVSA